In Triticum urartu cultivar G1812 chromosome 6, Tu2.1, whole genome shotgun sequence, the following proteins share a genomic window:
- the LOC125515310 gene encoding uncharacterized protein LOC125515310 — MGCLGRCWDKCKWPLACFTALAAVIIIVVMVAAYSFAIQPSITVEDASLARFALATTPTTSLGYNLSLRLVVRNRNWATTMKNTEPLEAAYKFDGQQFDRVQVADKGDKHGPRKTRVYRLVTGQESGYVALGNAGVAAYKEQNKTGEFELEVAVTGEVRYTLQLKKNKLAGTCKLKLKLDSPATASVVFERVKCKLEKEKKDNE; from the coding sequence ATGGGCTGCTTGGGCCGGTGCTGGGACAAATGCAAGTGGCCACTAGCGTGCTTCACCGCCCTCGCCGCcgtcatcatcatcgtcgtcatggtCGCCGCCTACAGCTTCGCCATCCAGCCATCCATCACCGTCGAGGACGCCTCGCTGGCCAGGTTCGCGCTGGCGACCACCCCGACGACGTCGCTCGGGTACAACCTCTCGCTGCGGCTCGTCGTCCGCAACCGCAACTGGGCGACGACCATGAAGAACACGGAGCCGCTTGAGGCGGCGTACAAGTTCGACGGCCAGCAGTTCGACCGCGTGCAGGTCGCCGACAAGGGCGACAAGCACGGCCCCAGGAAGACCCGGGTGTACCGCCTCGTCACGGGCCAAGAGAGCGGCTACGTGGCGCTGGGCAATGCCGGCGTCGCCGCGTACAAGGAGCAGAACAAGACGGGGGAGTTCGAGCTGGAGGTGGCGGTCACCGGCGAGGTGCGGTACACGCTGCAGCTGAAGAAGAACAAGCTGGCGGGGACCTGCAAACTCAAGCTTAAGCTCGACTCGCCGGCGACGGCCTCCGTTGTGTTCGAGAGGGTGAAATGCAAGCtcgagaaggagaagaaggacaATGAGTAG